A stretch of the Archangium violaceum genome encodes the following:
- a CDS encoding NAD(P)/FAD-dependent oxidoreductase: MKSLHVAIVGAGPAGSSAATFLAQQGARVTLLERGRFPRDKICGDGCTPRTLWMLERLGLGTLPGSETEAAPVDAIYAISPGGVVLDMAIPTRLFGGKASVIPRQVLDERLVQRAVQSGAKLREGVRVEGIEREANGIVLRCRDGEAVRADLVLGCDGSPSVVRRALGAPDFPDHEGAFAVRAYYENVRLSRPRSMAFYWEKELLPAYGWIFPLPDGRANVGLGLRADQLAASGAKLPELMERFCASPHVAAELAGARRVGKVKGHHLPFGSFARHTHFDRALLLGDAAGFVNPLTGEGIEFALESGAFAAEAVAEAVAAGDLSARGLGGYARRWQTRFRTAFQLNRKLMFAFERPRLLDRTFRAAIRNERVRDELADVISGEASSISWRFLAGVALGR, from the coding sequence ATGAAATCCCTCCACGTCGCCATCGTCGGTGCCGGGCCCGCCGGCTCATCCGCGGCCACGTTCCTCGCGCAGCAGGGTGCCCGGGTGACGTTGCTCGAGCGCGGCCGCTTCCCCCGGGACAAGATCTGCGGAGATGGCTGCACGCCCCGGACGCTGTGGATGCTGGAGCGACTGGGGCTCGGGACACTGCCCGGCAGCGAGACCGAGGCCGCGCCGGTGGACGCCATCTACGCCATCTCCCCGGGAGGCGTGGTGTTGGACATGGCCATCCCGACCCGGCTCTTCGGCGGCAAGGCCAGCGTCATCCCCCGCCAGGTGCTCGACGAGCGGCTCGTCCAGCGCGCGGTCCAGTCCGGCGCCAAGCTGCGCGAGGGCGTACGGGTGGAGGGGATCGAGCGGGAGGCCAACGGTATCGTCCTGCGCTGCCGCGACGGAGAGGCCGTGCGCGCCGACCTCGTGCTGGGATGCGATGGCTCACCCTCGGTGGTGCGGCGCGCGCTCGGGGCGCCCGACTTCCCGGACCATGAGGGCGCCTTCGCGGTCCGCGCCTACTACGAGAACGTCCGCCTCTCCCGTCCTCGGAGCATGGCCTTCTACTGGGAGAAGGAGCTGCTGCCCGCCTATGGGTGGATCTTCCCCCTGCCGGATGGGCGGGCCAACGTGGGGCTGGGCCTGCGCGCGGACCAGCTCGCCGCGTCCGGAGCGAAGCTGCCCGAGCTGATGGAGCGCTTCTGCGCGAGCCCTCACGTGGCGGCGGAGCTGGCCGGAGCCAGGCGCGTGGGCAAGGTGAAGGGGCATCACCTGCCCTTCGGCTCCTTCGCCCGGCACACCCACTTCGATCGGGCGCTGCTGCTGGGAGACGCGGCCGGCTTCGTCAACCCGCTCACGGGCGAGGGCATCGAGTTCGCCCTGGAGTCAGGCGCCTTCGCCGCCGAGGCGGTGGCCGAAGCGGTGGCGGCGGGCGACCTGTCGGCGCGGGGGCTCGGTGGCTACGCGCGGCGTTGGCAGACGCGCTTCCGCACCGCGTTCCAGCTCAACCGCAAGCTGATGTTCGCCTTCGAGCGACCCCGGCTGTTGGACCGTACCTTTCGCGCGGCGATCCGGAATGAGCGTGTCCGCGACGAGCTCGCGGACGTCATCAGTGGCGAGGCCTCGAGCATCTCCTGGCGCTTCCTCGCGGGCGTGGCGCTCGGGCGCTGA
- a CDS encoding DUF6209 family protein, whose amino-acid sequence MSSKLCAFVLPLLLATSVAAQTQTPVISFPASGPYAVTGTLRAGQPFTVQYTLDRLKKCRATYSGMDTWFISVEYRFDYGTFQAAYVTNQSDYVRVSVPATITAPAGARTLELRFKNWDRGGCVAYDPSSWPIYTFTLQQ is encoded by the coding sequence TTGTCGTCCAAGCTCTGCGCGTTCGTCCTCCCTCTGTTGCTCGCCACCTCCGTCGCGGCGCAGACCCAGACCCCGGTCATTTCCTTCCCGGCGAGTGGCCCGTACGCGGTCACCGGCACCCTGCGCGCCGGCCAGCCCTTCACCGTTCAGTACACCCTGGATCGGTTGAAGAAGTGCCGCGCGACGTACAGCGGCATGGATACCTGGTTCATCAGCGTCGAGTACCGCTTCGACTACGGCACCTTCCAGGCAGCCTACGTGACCAATCAAAGCGATTACGTGCGCGTGTCGGTGCCCGCCACCATCACCGCGCCGGCCGGCGCCCGTACGCTGGAGCTGCGGTTCAAGAACTGGGATCGCGGGGGCTGCGTCGCCTACGATCCGAGCTCCTGGCCCATCTACACGTTCACGCTCCAGCAGTAG